A single Fluviispira vulneris DNA region contains:
- a CDS encoding sugar nucleotide-binding protein, translated as MQNLLRDKILIVGSTGLVGSNLLNLFNKNNLIEIFRNKKPWMNSKNFYNIDIFSNPLEVMSFISEINSVIFLAFPVNLDAIENMSNDEIKKFKINFEKFINILNQHSIPILFLSTDAVLWGIEPSTRNDQVEPLNPVNIYSYLKIECEKILKNLASKNYVIIRATPVGFHAEEKYNGFLGQLLYHAEKQKIYGFVDNMITPVSINRLNQWIYDWAVCRDKEIYYKKNVYHISSYDSCSKYELIFQIFKKYNLHENIIKHKMNLNTKAKRVLNQSIICSKEIKFSCEDIISEINY; from the coding sequence ATGCAAAATTTATTAAGAGACAAAATTTTAATAGTAGGCTCAACAGGGTTAGTTGGAAGTAATTTACTAAATCTATTTAATAAAAATAATTTGATAGAAATTTTTAGAAATAAAAAACCATGGATGAATAGCAAAAATTTTTATAATATTGATATTTTTTCTAATCCATTGGAAGTTATGAGTTTCATAAGTGAAATAAATTCAGTTATTTTTTTAGCCTTTCCAGTTAATCTAGATGCAATTGAAAATATGTCAAATGATGAAATTAAAAAGTTTAAAATAAATTTTGAAAAATTTATTAATATATTAAATCAGCACTCAATACCAATATTATTTCTATCAACGGATGCGGTTTTATGGGGTATTGAACCCTCAACAAGAAATGATCAAGTAGAACCATTGAATCCTGTAAATATTTACTCATATTTAAAAATTGAATGTGAAAAAATTTTAAAGAATTTAGCTTCAAAAAATTATGTAATCATAAGGGCTACTCCAGTAGGTTTTCATGCAGAAGAAAAATATAATGGATTTCTTGGGCAATTACTGTATCATGCTGAAAAACAAAAAATATATGGATTCGTAGACAATATGATAACTCCTGTGTCCATAAATAGACTTAATCAATGGATCTATGACTGGGCAGTTTGTAGAGATAAAGAAATATATTATAAAAAAAATGTTTATCATATTTCATCCTATGATTCATGCTCAAAGTATGAATTAATTTTTCAGATATTTAAAAAATACAATCTACATGAAAATATTATAAAACATAAAATGAATTTAAACACAAAAGCAAAAAGAGTGTTAAACCAATCTATTATTTGCTCTAAGGAAATAAAATTTTCTTGTGAAGATATAATATCAGAAATTAATTATTGA
- a CDS encoding response regulator: MASEFSKDLDKALASQILKNVSTGIALFNAGDRYMYWCNATFKKQTWFGGVGKSAAKVNIDDLFEAKDQPLIYELFNIALKLGQAYDYQRQVRRGPVGSFPAEIKLHKIPIANNEILICMEIADLSLTKMYDELQNTHAQMRDKLADLMTTQAELHYSVRMNTISEIGADIAHQLINPITMCRGILQTQILPALNTNNTAQEDLKKALQYMQDIQDLAVWFRKFSNPKLSETQISNVMSMVDDALMLNVHRFTTQGITYKIRKDDTYDPTVVANPVNFIMWLNAAFAELCDVITQGNSVIYIDINGNDDFVTISAQCSCIPGGKQKVEIATLEKFANKMPGSAKFEAMLQESHILFSLGLTCFQEEESQKEEGTENAEAGSAQKYTGSAKPLVLIVDDESDIRRLVKRAMKQSGWESVEAEDGLQALEYFQQEDKKAIAERIVAIISDVRMPRMTGPHFLVALREEKINTPFIFFSSNIVDQGDGGFKYENVFYMTKESGMDALKKIVARFMPAVTNGDAAEVKS, from the coding sequence ATGGCATCAGAATTCAGCAAGGACTTGGACAAAGCTCTTGCTTCGCAAATTCTAAAAAATGTTTCAACCGGTATTGCCTTATTTAATGCTGGCGATCGATATATGTATTGGTGCAATGCTACTTTTAAGAAACAAACTTGGTTTGGTGGGGTTGGAAAATCTGCTGCAAAAGTAAATATAGATGATCTTTTTGAAGCAAAAGATCAACCATTAATCTACGAATTATTTAATATCGCCTTAAAATTAGGTCAGGCTTATGACTATCAAAGACAAGTACGGAGAGGTCCAGTTGGTTCTTTCCCTGCAGAAATTAAATTGCATAAAATACCAATTGCAAACAATGAAATATTAATATGCATGGAAATTGCAGATTTGAGTCTTACAAAAATGTATGACGAGCTGCAAAACACACATGCACAAATGCGTGATAAATTAGCTGATTTAATGACGACACAAGCAGAGTTGCATTATTCAGTTCGTATGAATACAATCTCAGAAATTGGTGCTGATATAGCTCATCAGTTGATAAATCCAATTACAATGTGCCGTGGAATTTTACAAACACAAATTTTACCAGCCTTAAATACAAATAACACAGCACAAGAAGATTTAAAAAAGGCCTTGCAATATATGCAAGACATTCAAGATCTCGCTGTCTGGTTTAGAAAGTTTTCAAATCCAAAATTATCTGAAACACAAATATCAAATGTTATGAGTATGGTTGATGATGCGCTTATGCTAAACGTTCATCGATTTACGACACAAGGAATTACTTATAAAATTCGTAAAGATGACACATATGATCCCACTGTTGTTGCAAACCCGGTTAACTTTATTATGTGGTTGAATGCAGCATTTGCGGAACTCTGTGACGTTATAACACAAGGTAACAGTGTGATTTATATTGATATCAACGGGAATGATGATTTTGTTACGATATCTGCGCAATGTTCATGTATCCCTGGCGGTAAACAAAAAGTAGAAATTGCGACTCTCGAAAAATTTGCAAATAAAATGCCAGGCAGTGCAAAATTCGAAGCCATGCTGCAAGAATCACATATTTTATTTAGCCTTGGCTTAACTTGTTTCCAAGAAGAAGAGTCACAAAAAGAAGAAGGAACAGAAAATGCCGAAGCAGGCTCAGCACAAAAATACACAGGCAGTGCGAAGCCACTTGTCCTTATTGTAGACGATGAATCTGACATACGCAGACTGGTTAAACGTGCCATGAAACAATCGGGCTGGGAGTCGGTGGAAGCAGAAGATGGACTGCAAGCGCTAGAATACTTTCAGCAAGAAGATAAAAAAGCCATTGCGGAAAGAATTGTGGCAATAATAAGCGATGTGCGCATGCCGAGAATGACGGGCCCACACTTTTTGGTAGCCTTACGTGAAGAAAAAATTAACACGCCTTTTATCTTTTTTAGCAGCAACATTGTCGATCAAGGTGATGGTGGTTTTAAATATGAAAATGTCTTTTATATGACAAAAGAATCCGGGATGGATGCCCTCAAGAAAATAGTCGCCCGTTTCATGCCTGCCGTTACGAATGGGGATGCCGCTGAGGTGAAGAGTTAG
- the fumC gene encoding class II fumarate hydratase has protein sequence MSTRIETDSMGEIAVPQNAYWGAQTQRSFQNFKISGERFPRVFIRAYALVKKAAAQVNAELGELAKEKEKLISQAADEVIEGKFDDHFPLVVWQTGSGTQSNMNFNEVISNRAIEIAGGVIGSKKPIHPNDDVNRGQSTNDSFPTAMHVAAAIAVHENFIPAIDKIIATFEAKAKEFSDIVKIGRTHLQDATPLTLGDEVSGWAMQLKMCKKAVLSSMEMVYELAAGGTAVGTGLNSHKNYAKGIAKRLAEFTKIPFVTAPNKFQALAGQEALANLSGALNTTATAFMKIANDIRWLASGPRCGIGEISIPENEPGSSIMPGKVNPTQSEAATMACCQVMGNHVAVTVASSQGNFELNVFKPVIIHNILHSIRLLADCFVGFEEHCASGIKANKERINDLMHKSLMLVTALNTHIGYDKAASIAKTAHKNGTTLKEAALSLGYLTAEQFDEWVDPTLMLSPHGK, from the coding sequence ATGTCTACACGTATAGAAACAGATAGCATGGGCGAAATTGCAGTCCCACAAAATGCTTATTGGGGAGCTCAGACGCAACGCAGTTTTCAAAACTTCAAAATCAGTGGAGAGCGTTTTCCTCGAGTATTTATAAGAGCTTACGCGCTTGTCAAAAAGGCTGCTGCTCAAGTAAATGCAGAATTGGGAGAGCTCGCAAAAGAAAAAGAGAAATTGATCAGTCAGGCCGCTGACGAAGTCATTGAAGGAAAATTTGACGATCACTTTCCTCTCGTCGTGTGGCAAACGGGCTCTGGCACTCAATCCAATATGAATTTCAATGAAGTGATATCGAATCGAGCGATTGAAATTGCTGGAGGAGTGATTGGGAGTAAAAAACCTATTCACCCAAATGATGACGTGAATCGTGGACAAAGTACCAATGACAGTTTTCCAACTGCAATGCATGTTGCTGCAGCTATTGCAGTACATGAAAATTTTATTCCAGCAATCGATAAAATCATTGCAACTTTTGAGGCAAAAGCAAAGGAATTCTCTGACATAGTTAAAATTGGCAGAACGCATTTACAAGATGCCACACCACTGACTCTAGGTGATGAAGTGAGTGGTTGGGCTATGCAACTCAAAATGTGCAAGAAAGCAGTTCTAAGCTCAATGGAAATGGTTTATGAATTGGCCGCAGGTGGTACAGCAGTTGGTACAGGCTTGAATTCTCATAAGAATTATGCAAAAGGAATCGCTAAAAGATTAGCCGAATTTACAAAAATTCCTTTCGTAACAGCTCCGAATAAATTCCAAGCTCTTGCTGGGCAGGAGGCTCTGGCAAATCTTTCAGGTGCATTGAATACAACAGCAACAGCATTTATGAAAATCGCCAATGACATAAGATGGCTTGCCAGTGGTCCGCGCTGCGGAATTGGGGAGATTTCTATTCCAGAAAATGAACCTGGCAGTTCCATTATGCCTGGCAAAGTTAATCCTACTCAAAGCGAAGCGGCAACGATGGCATGTTGCCAAGTTATGGGCAATCATGTTGCAGTGACTGTGGCTTCGAGCCAAGGAAACTTTGAATTAAACGTTTTTAAACCCGTTATTATTCATAATATTCTGCATTCGATTCGCCTCTTAGCAGATTGCTTTGTTGGTTTTGAGGAACACTGTGCTTCAGGCATTAAAGCCAATAAAGAACGAATTAATGATCTTATGCATAAGTCACTTATGCTTGTAACTGCTTTAAACACTCATATTGGTTATGATAAAGCCGCTTCCATTGCGAAAACCGCACATAAAAATGGAACAACATTAAAAGAAGCAGCGCTTTCACTTGGCTATCTAACGGCAGAACAATTTGATGAATGGGTTGATCCTACACTTATGCTTTCACCGCATGGGAAATAA
- the pheS gene encoding phenylalanine--tRNA ligase subunit alpha codes for MSGIEEIKNILTAPISVSYQNIEELIKHINDERVRLTQVVGENGLNSPDLNIFSNDIMEEIRIRFTGKKSPLQEWLKSLRNIPADERKNAGAKINELKAEIESCIKTFSENYRIQVENKKLNSEMDDITLPFSQLNLGSRHPVITVMRDLMVPFQRMGFSVVDGPEMDNDFYNFEALNVLKDHPAREMQDTFFLASEWVLRTHTSNVQSHAMKERKLPLKIVCPGCVYRNEFDMTHLPAFRQIECLVVDKGIHMGHLRHTINELLNAAFGRSVKLRFRSSYFPFTEPSAEVDVECQQCFGKGCRSCKHTGWSEIGGCGVVNKKVLESCGIDSSVYGGIAFGFGVDRIAKDRFAVSDLRSFIDGNVSFLKSFGLV; via the coding sequence ATGTCAGGAATTGAGGAAATTAAAAATATTTTAACAGCCCCCATATCTGTTTCTTATCAAAATATTGAAGAACTCATTAAACATATCAATGACGAACGCGTTCGCTTAACTCAAGTGGTTGGTGAGAATGGCTTAAATTCTCCTGATTTAAACATATTTTCCAATGATATTATGGAAGAAATTCGCATTCGCTTCACTGGCAAAAAATCACCCCTCCAAGAGTGGCTTAAATCCCTGCGCAATATACCTGCAGATGAGCGTAAAAATGCGGGGGCTAAAATCAATGAACTGAAAGCTGAGATTGAAAGCTGCATTAAAACTTTTTCAGAGAATTATAGAATTCAAGTTGAAAATAAAAAATTGAATTCGGAAATGGACGATATCACATTGCCATTTAGCCAATTAAATCTCGGTTCCCGTCATCCCGTAATAACGGTTATGCGCGACCTTATGGTACCGTTTCAACGCATGGGGTTTTCTGTTGTCGATGGTCCTGAAATGGACAATGACTTTTATAATTTTGAAGCTTTGAATGTTCTAAAAGATCATCCTGCTCGGGAAATGCAAGATACATTTTTTCTAGCCAGTGAATGGGTATTAAGAACACATACGAGTAATGTGCAAAGTCATGCTATGAAAGAACGAAAATTACCTTTAAAAATTGTTTGTCCTGGCTGCGTTTACCGCAATGAATTTGACATGACTCACTTACCCGCTTTTCGACAAATTGAATGCCTTGTTGTTGATAAAGGCATTCATATGGGTCATTTACGGCATACTATCAATGAACTACTGAATGCAGCTTTTGGTCGCTCTGTAAAATTACGCTTCCGTTCGAGTTATTTTCCATTTACCGAACCAAGCGCTGAAGTTGATGTTGAATGTCAACAGTGTTTTGGCAAAGGCTGTCGCAGTTGCAAACATACGGGTTGGTCCGAAATCGGTGGCTGTGGGGTTGTTAATAAAAAAGTTCTAGAAAGCTGCGGAATTGATTCTTCTGTTTATGGAGGTATTGCTTTTGGTTTTGGCGTGGATCGCATTGCAAAAGATCGTTTTGCAGTCTCAGATTTACGTTCATTCATTGATGGCAATGTATCATTCTTAAAGTCATTCGGACTCGTTTAA
- the pheT gene encoding phenylalanine--tRNA ligase subunit beta has translation MLASLNFVERFLTLPKITKNININGKNISETLYDLDKIAPLLTRQGFEVDSINVWGSGLETVVVGYIEKIEPHPTAGKLQVCHVNVGESTLRQIVCGAPNARADLYVAVALPSTKLPNGLEIKPSKIREVESNGMLCAREELNLPTNKEIDGDGIWELDMDAQGGISNKILKNKLGYPVFHALNMTDTLLELSVTPNRPDMLSHEGVARELMAGFSYAKIPYNLKKDTEFANKISLTEENIKTDALKNASAKCGDIAFSSENHLDIPAFFVLIDSVEVKTSPAWLRNLLEALGQNSINNIVDTSNYVLLAYGQPNHAFDLEKLSSQESKVKKLILRNAKAGEKFVGLDGKERNLETSDGIVADIEGAQAILGVLGGEHSKVTNQSKKIVVEFANPNSVAVRRTSRRYGRQTDASFLFEKGIDAEQRYKAAIEFFAIISAESQNKPHYCGTVHSVDMHKKPMLLTQTNTIEIDYSAQDQEKVLGAQILPFKEQLNIISSLGFTLKKQSDEKYKVTVPSWRKQDIAGEADLVEEFIRIVGIDSVPSSPFHSVAIVSHDDPQFAFNEKISSRCAALGYNEVISLHFMRADDYKKLGLSSINSLGEPVALMNPIIGDEPLMHTTLIPDLLRKVSRNISYGVKSGQLFHSCRTFQNHDDAGERVFPTNGERIGLQNELAEVFENTLEYHFSHGYSYSKETSQNKRPVETPRLAGVCFGNKIDKSWQNTTEIHWSLHDIMAHIQEICRCVGVDISFVKITDKETNTDTFAHPIAKALHPGRRIGFYFLDENNKSISLGWAGELHPNTMRNYEIDSPCYIFELNVALLMKKSFLPKKVMQKVVSSQKFPIITRDFAFLFDEKVTGKELYTVVAESINEIISKEIPAILNSIHIFDIYRGKGIPENKKSLAFQISLEPIERTFTEKDITKLTKTVIQAVTDKFKADLRGV, from the coding sequence ATGCTAGCAAGTTTAAATTTTGTCGAACGTTTCTTAACTCTCCCTAAGATTACTAAAAATATAAATATCAATGGAAAAAATATATCAGAAACTCTTTATGATCTCGACAAAATCGCTCCTCTTTTAACTCGCCAAGGATTTGAAGTAGATAGTATCAACGTTTGGGGCTCTGGTCTTGAAACAGTTGTCGTAGGATATATAGAAAAAATAGAACCACATCCGACTGCAGGAAAATTACAAGTATGTCATGTAAATGTAGGAGAATCTACATTGAGACAAATTGTCTGCGGAGCACCCAATGCACGAGCTGATCTTTATGTAGCTGTTGCACTTCCTTCTACAAAACTTCCCAATGGACTAGAAATTAAACCTTCTAAAATCCGTGAAGTTGAAAGCAATGGTATGCTTTGCGCGCGTGAGGAACTGAATCTTCCAACCAATAAAGAAATTGATGGTGATGGAATTTGGGAACTCGATATGGACGCACAAGGCGGAATTTCAAACAAAATTCTTAAAAATAAACTGGGCTATCCTGTGTTTCATGCACTCAATATGACGGATACATTGCTTGAACTGAGTGTGACACCAAATCGTCCCGATATGCTGTCTCATGAAGGAGTTGCAAGAGAGCTAATGGCAGGATTTAGCTATGCCAAAATTCCATATAATCTAAAAAAAGACACTGAATTTGCCAATAAAATATCTTTAACTGAAGAAAATATTAAAACAGATGCACTAAAAAATGCTTCTGCAAAATGTGGTGATATCGCCTTTTCAAGTGAAAATCATCTGGATATTCCTGCTTTTTTTGTTTTAATTGACAGTGTAGAAGTGAAAACAAGTCCTGCTTGGTTGAGAAATTTACTTGAAGCACTTGGTCAGAATTCAATTAATAATATAGTAGATACTTCAAATTATGTTCTATTAGCATATGGCCAACCAAACCATGCTTTTGATTTAGAAAAGCTATCTTCACAAGAGTCTAAGGTTAAAAAATTAATTCTCCGCAATGCGAAAGCGGGTGAAAAATTCGTAGGTCTTGACGGTAAAGAAAGAAATTTAGAAACTTCAGATGGAATCGTCGCTGATATTGAAGGTGCACAAGCAATTCTTGGTGTATTAGGAGGCGAACATTCAAAAGTAACAAACCAAAGTAAAAAAATTGTTGTTGAATTTGCCAATCCAAATTCTGTAGCTGTGCGTAGAACATCGCGTCGTTACGGTCGTCAAACAGATGCTAGTTTTTTATTTGAAAAAGGTATTGATGCAGAGCAACGTTACAAGGCTGCTATCGAATTCTTTGCAATTATTTCCGCTGAAAGTCAAAATAAACCACATTATTGTGGCACCGTTCATTCAGTTGATATGCATAAAAAACCTATGCTATTGACGCAAACAAACACTATTGAAATAGATTATAGTGCTCAAGATCAGGAGAAGGTCTTAGGCGCTCAAATTTTACCATTTAAAGAACAGCTCAATATTATTTCATCACTTGGTTTTACTTTAAAAAAACAATCAGATGAAAAATATAAAGTAACTGTGCCCAGTTGGAGAAAACAAGATATCGCTGGCGAAGCAGATTTAGTAGAAGAGTTTATTCGTATAGTTGGTATCGATTCTGTTCCTTCTTCTCCATTTCATTCTGTTGCTATTGTCAGTCATGATGATCCACAATTTGCTTTCAATGAAAAAATAAGTTCACGCTGTGCAGCTCTTGGCTATAATGAAGTTATTAGTTTACATTTCATGCGTGCAGATGATTATAAAAAATTAGGATTGAGTTCTATAAATTCATTAGGCGAACCAGTTGCTTTAATGAATCCGATCATAGGTGATGAGCCTCTTATGCACACAACACTTATTCCTGATTTATTAAGAAAAGTATCGCGGAATATAAGTTATGGGGTAAAAAGCGGGCAATTATTTCACTCCTGTCGCACATTTCAAAATCATGATGATGCTGGAGAAAGAGTTTTTCCTACAAATGGAGAAAGAATTGGTTTACAAAATGAGTTAGCAGAAGTTTTTGAGAACACATTAGAATATCACTTTTCTCATGGTTATTCTTATTCTAAAGAAACTTCTCAAAATAAACGTCCAGTGGAAACTCCACGTTTAGCAGGAGTGTGTTTTGGCAATAAAATTGACAAATCTTGGCAAAATACTACTGAAATCCATTGGTCTTTACACGACATAATGGCGCATATTCAAGAAATATGTCGTTGTGTCGGAGTTGATATATCTTTTGTTAAAATAACAGATAAAGAAACGAACACAGATACTTTTGCACATCCTATAGCAAAAGCCCTTCACCCAGGCAGAAGGATTGGATTTTATTTCCTTGATGAAAATAATAAGTCAATCTCGCTTGGCTGGGCTGGAGAATTACATCCAAATACGATGCGCAATTATGAAATAGACTCTCCATGCTATATTTTTGAATTAAATGTTGCGTTGTTAATGAAAAAATCATTTCTGCCTAAGAAGGTGATGCAAAAAGTTGTGAGTTCACAAAAATTTCCAATAATAACAAGGGATTTTGCATTTTTATTCGATGAAAAAGTCACAGGGAAAGAACTCTATACTGTAGTTGCAGAATCTATAAATGAAATTATTAGTAAAGAAATACCGGCTATTTTAAATTCGATTCATATTTTTGATATTTATCGTGGGAAAGGCATACCAGAAAATAAAAAATCTCTAGCTTTTCAAATTTCACTTGAACCGATTGAAAGAACATTTACAGAAAAAGATATAACTAAATTAACAAAAACAGTTATCCAAGCCGTCACTGATAAATTTAAAGCGGATTTGAGAGGGGTTTAA
- a CDS encoding substrate-binding periplasmic protein codes for MKFLILFLMSFHFIAYANVKIIKVGYFEILPYAFKDSKGNIDGIAVNGIIKKLNLGSKYKIQFYEFPLARGFHELSNGNIDLLLLTTSRVFLNKSDYAHSVPICKIHEYIFVNKNSEIKEYTSSNIFKNKTIGVRVGVNLPDYFEQKKNNLILSESSGGKAIHTLLQKLLQNRIDILYLSNPKAGILEAKRMKVLNKIRYIQLGDHTYEVYVGFAKKLDPFVKNKVNEIITKNIDELKIMCVVNDS; via the coding sequence TTGAAATTCCTCATACTTTTCTTAATGTCATTTCATTTTATTGCTTATGCAAATGTAAAAATAATCAAAGTGGGTTATTTTGAAATATTACCTTATGCTTTTAAAGATTCTAAAGGAAATATCGATGGTATCGCTGTCAATGGTATAATAAAAAAACTAAACTTAGGAAGTAAATATAAAATACAATTTTATGAATTTCCTCTTGCAAGGGGTTTTCATGAATTAAGTAATGGAAATATTGATCTATTACTACTAACGACAAGCCGAGTGTTTTTAAACAAATCAGATTATGCTCACTCTGTACCAATTTGTAAAATACATGAATATATTTTTGTCAACAAAAACTCTGAAATAAAAGAATATACAAGTTCCAATATATTTAAAAATAAAACCATCGGTGTCAGAGTAGGAGTAAATTTACCAGACTACTTTGAACAGAAGAAAAATAATCTTATACTTTCCGAATCTTCTGGAGGAAAAGCAATACACACTCTTTTACAAAAATTATTACAAAATAGAATAGATATTCTTTATTTAAGTAATCCTAAAGCTGGAATTCTTGAAGCAAAAAGAATGAAGGTCCTTAATAAAATTAGATATATTCAATTGGGCGATCATACATATGAAGTCTATGTGGGCTTTGCTAAAAAATTAGACCCATTTGTTAAGAACAAAGTGAACGAAATAATAACTAAAAATATAGATGAACTTAAAATCATGTGCGTAGTTAATGATTCATAA
- a CDS encoding NifU family protein, with protein MIAKIQEIIEQQIRPALQSDGGDIELIDVEDGIVKVRLVGACSHCPSSAMTLYQGVEKMLMEKVPEVKGIEQVW; from the coding sequence ATGATTGCAAAGATTCAGGAAATTATTGAACAACAAATCCGACCTGCTCTCCAGTCCGATGGAGGGGATATAGAGTTGATTGATGTCGAAGATGGTATCGTTAAGGTAAGGCTCGTAGGAGCTTGTTCTCATTGCCCTTCTAGCGCAATGACTTTATATCAAGGAGTGGAAAAAATGCTTATGGAAAAAGTGCCTGAAGTCAAAGGCATCGAGCAGGTCTGGTAA
- a CDS encoding Mrp/NBP35 family ATP-binding protein produces MTENTKQILDTVQELESVLSFAVQKSLGNFTWKERTHSVEEESGVFKVRFYSDGLNLAEKTAIEAIIKENLGKNNYNFSVYFERKDKPASQPQKTPHAPPQSSGAHEQAAHSQQKPDMRPPSGKRPISGVKRIIAVASGKGGVGKSTVSVNLALALYNQGYKVGILDADIYGPSVPTMLNIHKDPLVNENNKIIPPESFGLKVMSFGFFAPEETAVIWRGPMIMKALQQFFWDVEWGELDFLIIDLPPGTGDAQLTLVQSIPISGAVIVTTPQNVALLDAVKGIAMFRKTDVPIIGVVENMSTFSCPACGTETHIFGAGGAEKVSEKFEVPILGHVPLIPEIRAAGDLGEPLTSQPKHAVRIRFAEIAEKVVKNTLTMENKK; encoded by the coding sequence ATGACTGAAAATACTAAACAAATACTTGATACAGTTCAAGAACTAGAATCTGTATTGTCTTTTGCTGTGCAAAAATCCTTAGGAAATTTCACTTGGAAAGAGAGAACTCACTCTGTTGAAGAAGAGAGTGGAGTGTTTAAAGTCCGTTTTTATTCTGACGGTTTAAACTTAGCAGAAAAAACTGCAATTGAAGCTATTATCAAAGAAAACTTGGGCAAAAATAACTATAATTTTTCAGTTTATTTTGAGCGCAAGGATAAACCAGCATCACAGCCACAAAAAACGCCCCACGCTCCTCCTCAAAGCTCGGGAGCTCATGAGCAAGCAGCGCATTCTCAGCAAAAACCAGATATGCGTCCTCCATCGGGGAAACGACCTATCTCCGGAGTTAAAAGAATCATTGCCGTTGCAAGCGGAAAAGGAGGTGTGGGCAAAAGCACGGTGAGTGTAAACTTAGCATTAGCACTTTATAATCAAGGATATAAAGTGGGCATACTCGATGCTGATATCTACGGGCCTAGCGTCCCAACAATGCTTAATATACATAAAGACCCATTGGTGAATGAAAATAATAAAATTATTCCCCCTGAATCTTTTGGCTTAAAAGTTATGTCATTTGGTTTTTTTGCCCCTGAAGAAACGGCTGTAATTTGGCGAGGCCCCATGATCATGAAAGCCTTGCAACAGTTTTTCTGGGATGTTGAGTGGGGTGAACTTGATTTTTTAATTATCGATCTTCCTCCTGGAACGGGCGATGCTCAGTTAACTTTAGTGCAAAGCATTCCAATTTCAGGTGCTGTTATCGTAACAACACCACAAAACGTTGCTCTTCTCGATGCTGTAAAAGGCATTGCGATGTTCCGTAAAACAGATGTCCCTATCATTGGGGTCGTCGAAAACATGTCAACTTTCTCTTGCCCTGCATGTGGAACTGAGACACATATTTTCGGTGCGGGCGGTGCTGAAAAAGTATCTGAAAAATTTGAGGTCCCTATCCTTGGACATGTTCCTCTGATTCCTGAAATTCGTGCTGCAGGTGATCTTGGTGAACCATTAACTTCACAGCCTAAACACGCCGTTCGTATTCGTTTTGCTGAGATTGCTGAAAAAGTTGTTAAAAACACTTTGACAATGGAAAATAAAAAGTAA